One genomic window of Muntiacus reevesi chromosome 4, mMunRee1.1, whole genome shotgun sequence includes the following:
- the CCR8 gene encoding C-C chemokine receptor type 8, translated as MDYTPEPNLTTVTDFYYPDIYSSPCDGEGRDSKLLLAVFYCILFVFGLLGNSLVILVLVACKKLRSITDVYLLNLALSDLLFVFSFPFQTHYQLDQWVFGTIMCKVVSGFYYISFFSSMFFITLMSVDRYLAVVHAVYALKVRTIRMGTALSLVVWLIALVATSPLLVFYQVASENGILQCYSYYNQQTLKWKIFIHFEMNILGLLIPFSILMFCYINILHQLKSCQNHNKTKAIKLVLIVVVASLLFWVPFNMVLFLTSLHDMHILDGCVMNQRLIYATHVTETISFTHCCVNPIIYAFMGEKFKKHLSELFRKSCSHIFVYVGRQVSREALEKSSSNQHSTRSSTIDYIL; from the coding sequence ATGGATTACACACCTGAGCCCAATTTGACAACAGTAACTGACTTCTACTATCCTGACATCTACTCGAGTCCCTGCGATGGCGAGGGGAGAGACAGCAAGCTGCTTCTTGCCGTCTTCTACTGCATCCTGTTTGTATTTGGTCTTCTGGGCAACAGCCTGGTCATCCTAGTCCTTGTCGCCTGCAAGAAACTGAGGAGCATCACGGACGTATACCTCTTGAACCTGGCCCTGTCTGACCTGCTTTTTgtcttctccttcccctttcagACCCACTATCAGCTGGACCAGTGGGTATTTGGGACCATCATGTGCAAGGTGGTCTCTGGCTTTTATtacatcagcttcttcagcagcATGTTCTTTATAACCCTCATGAGTGTGGACAGGTACCTGGCAGTCGTCCATGCTGTGTATGCCTTGAAAGTGAGGACGATCCGCATGGGCACGGCCCTGAGTCTGGTGGTGTGGCTGATTGCCCTCGTGGCCACCAGCCCGTTACTAGTATTTTACCAAGTGGCCTCCGAAAACGGTATCCTGCAGTGTTACTCGTATTACAACCAGCAGACGCTGAAGTGGAAGATCTTCATCCACTTTGAAATGAATATCTTAGGCCTGCTGATCCCCTTCAGTATCCTGATGTTCTGCTACATCAACATCCTGCACCAGCTGAAGAGCTGCCAGAACCACAACAAGACCAAGGCCATCAAGCTCGTGCTCATCGTGGTGGTTGCCTCCCTACTCTTCTGGGTCCCTTTCAACATGGTCCTCTTCCTCACTTCCCTGCATGACATGCACATCTTGGATGGATGTGTCATGAACCAGCGGCTGATCTACGCCACACATGTCACAGAAACCATTTCCTTCACCCACTGCTGTGTGAACCCTATTATCTATGCATTCATGGGTGAGAAGTTTAAGAAACACTTATCAGAACTATTTCGGAAAAGTTGCAGCCACATCTTCGTCTACGTAGGGAGACAGGTCTCTAGGGAGGCCTTGGAAAAGTCATCCTCAAATCAGCACTCCACTCGCTCCTCCACCATAGACTACATTCTGTGA
- the LOC136166590 gene encoding acyl-coenzyme A thioesterase THEM4-like isoform X2: MLKRGLRWLARNPKAAPLLPALAGQPQMLWSAWMPAPLITVSRSHLHSDSKDYSLPNSGWSPIMVRLYNELMEKTVDGTWTRLPGYCHSWQFLKEGDLARIAKVVPVQKVEDARLFLRITEMERLGFEYVVFHNDSKKKIIHGGALGTMIDTTLFMTAYCSASAVFTGTMTITFKSPITLGSVVRLEAKITGMEGRKVFLSCEAQSSDRTVLFAEASAIFFQMK; the protein is encoded by the exons ATGCTGAAGAGAGGTCTCAGGTGGCTGGCGAGGAATCCAAAGGCAGCACCCCTTCTCCCGGCCCTGGCTGGCCAGCCCCAGATGCTCTGGTCAGCCTGGATGCCAGCCCCACTCATCACC GTCTCAAGAAGTCACCTCCATTCCGATTCAAAGGATTATTCCCTCCCGAACTCCGGCTGGAGCCCCATCATGGTGAGGCTGTACAATGAACTCATGGAGAAGACTGTGGATGGAACGTGGACGCGACTTCCCGGTTACTGTCACTCTTGGCAGTTCCTTAAAGAGGGAGACCTAGCTAGGATCGCTAAAGTTGTCCCTG TTCAAAAGGTAGAAGACGCCCGCCTCTTTCTCCGGATCACAGAGATGGAGAGACTCGGCTTTGAATATGTCGTCTTCCACAATGACTCCAAGAAGAA GATTATCCATGGTGGCGCGCTGGGGACCATGATAGACACCACACTGTTCATGACGGCATACTGCAGTGCCAGTGCAGTCTTTACCGGGACCATGACCATCACCTTCAAGAG CCCGATCACCCTCGGCTCAGTGGTGAGGCTGGAGGCAAAAATCACTGGCATGGAAGGAAGAAAGGTGTTTCTCTCTTGCGAAGCCCAAAGCAGCGACAGGACCGTCCTCTTTGCCGAAGCTTCTG CTATCTTCTTCCAAATGAAGTGA
- the LOC136166590 gene encoding acyl-coenzyme A thioesterase THEM4-like isoform X1: MLKRGLRWLARNPKAAPLLPALAGQPQMLWSAWMPAPLITVSRSHLHSDSKDYSLPNSGWSPIMVRLYNELMEKTVDGTWTRLPGYCHSWQFLKEGDLARIAKVVPVQKVEDARLFLRITEMERLGFEYVVFHNDSKKKCVCLFQPGPLLEGLPGIIHGGALGTMIDTTLFMTAYCSASAVFTGTMTITFKSPITLGSVVRLEAKITGMEGRKVFLSCEAQSSDRTVLFAEASAIFFQMK; this comes from the exons ATGCTGAAGAGAGGTCTCAGGTGGCTGGCGAGGAATCCAAAGGCAGCACCCCTTCTCCCGGCCCTGGCTGGCCAGCCCCAGATGCTCTGGTCAGCCTGGATGCCAGCCCCACTCATCACC GTCTCAAGAAGTCACCTCCATTCCGATTCAAAGGATTATTCCCTCCCGAACTCCGGCTGGAGCCCCATCATGGTGAGGCTGTACAATGAACTCATGGAGAAGACTGTGGATGGAACGTGGACGCGACTTCCCGGTTACTGTCACTCTTGGCAGTTCCTTAAAGAGGGAGACCTAGCTAGGATCGCTAAAGTTGTCCCTG TTCAAAAGGTAGAAGACGCCCGCCTCTTTCTCCGGATCACAGAGATGGAGAGACTCGGCTTTGAATATGTCGTCTTCCACAATGACTCCAAGAAGAAGTGCGTCTGCTTGTTCCAGCCTGGGCCCCTCCTGGAGGGGCTGCCTGG GATTATCCATGGTGGCGCGCTGGGGACCATGATAGACACCACACTGTTCATGACGGCATACTGCAGTGCCAGTGCAGTCTTTACCGGGACCATGACCATCACCTTCAAGAG CCCGATCACCCTCGGCTCAGTGGTGAGGCTGGAGGCAAAAATCACTGGCATGGAAGGAAGAAAGGTGTTTCTCTCTTGCGAAGCCCAAAGCAGCGACAGGACCGTCCTCTTTGCCGAAGCTTCTG CTATCTTCTTCCAAATGAAGTGA
- the SLC25A38 gene encoding mitochondrial glycine transporter isoform X2, producing the protein MIQKSRPALLQHQDVGDRVETLMLQPVIKAFLCGSISGTCSTLLFQPLDLLKTRLQTLQPSAHGSRRVGMLALLLNVVRTESLLGLWKGMSPSIVRCVPGVGIYFGTLYSLKQYFLRGHPPTALESVILGVGSRSVAGVCMSPITVIKTRYESGRYGYQSIYAALRSIYHSEGCRGLFSGLTATLLRDAPFSGIYLMFYSQTKSVVLHDQLDAVLVPVVNFSCGIFAGIMASLVTQPADVIKTHMQLSPVKFRWIGQAVTLIFKDYGLRGFFQGSVPRALRRTLMAAMAWTVYEEMMAKMGLKS; encoded by the exons ATGATTCAAAAGTCACGCCCGGCGCTGCTGCAGCACCAAGATGTCGGAGACAGGGTGGAAACGCTTATG TTGCAGCCAGTGATCAAAGCTTTCTTGTGTGGCTCCATCAGTGGGACCTGCTCTACCCTCCTCTTCCAACCCCTGGATCTCCTGAAAACCCGCCTGCAGACCCTCCAACCCTCAGCCCATGG GTCCAGACGTGTTGGCATGTTGGCCCTGCTCCTGAATGTGGTTCGCACGGAGAGTCTGTTGGGCCTCTGGAAAGGGATGTCTCCC TCCATCGTGAGGTGTGTCCCTGGTGTTGGCATCTACTTTGGCACCCTGTACTCTCTGAAGCAGTACTTCCTGCGGGGCCACCCCCCCACGGCCCTGGAGTCAGTCATCCTGGGGGTGGGCTCCCGCTCCGTTGCAGGGGTCTGCATGTCACCCATCACTGTGATCAAGACACGGTACGAG AGTGGGCGGTACGGCTACCAGAGCATCTACGCCGCCTTGAGGAGCATCTATCACAGCGAGGGGTGCCGGGGCCTCTTCAGTGGCCTGACAGCAACACTCCTTCGTGACGCCCCCTTTTCCGGAATCTACCTGATGTTTTACAGCCAGACCAAGAGCGTTGTTCTTCACG ACCAGTTGGATGCAGTCCTTGTTCCCGTTGTGAATTTCAGCTGTGGAATATTTGCTGGGATTATGGCCTCGCTGGTAACTCAACCTGCAGATGTGATCAAAACTCACATGCAGCTCTCCCCAGTGAAATTTCGGTGGATTGGCCAGGCAGTTACGCTCATTTTCAAA GACTATGGGCTGCGTGGCTTCTTCCAAGGCAGTGTCCCCCGGGCCCTCCGCAGAACCCTGATGGCAGCCATGGCGTGGACAGTCTACGAAGAGATGATGGCCAAGATGGGCCTGAAGTCCTGA
- the SLC25A38 gene encoding mitochondrial glycine transporter isoform X1: MIQKSRPALLQHQDVGDRVETLMLQPVIKAFLCGSISGTCSTLLFQPLDLLKTRLQTLQPSAHGSRRVGMLALLLNVVRTESLLGLWKGMSPSIVRCVPGVGIYFGTLYSLKQYFLRGHPPTALESVILGVGSRSVAGVCMSPITVIKTRYESGRYGYQSIYAALRSIYHSEGCRGLFSGLTATLLRDAPFSGIYLMFYSQTKSVVLHGTDQLDAVLVPVVNFSCGIFAGIMASLVTQPADVIKTHMQLSPVKFRWIGQAVTLIFKDYGLRGFFQGSVPRALRRTLMAAMAWTVYEEMMAKMGLKS; this comes from the exons ATGATTCAAAAGTCACGCCCGGCGCTGCTGCAGCACCAAGATGTCGGAGACAGGGTGGAAACGCTTATG TTGCAGCCAGTGATCAAAGCTTTCTTGTGTGGCTCCATCAGTGGGACCTGCTCTACCCTCCTCTTCCAACCCCTGGATCTCCTGAAAACCCGCCTGCAGACCCTCCAACCCTCAGCCCATGG GTCCAGACGTGTTGGCATGTTGGCCCTGCTCCTGAATGTGGTTCGCACGGAGAGTCTGTTGGGCCTCTGGAAAGGGATGTCTCCC TCCATCGTGAGGTGTGTCCCTGGTGTTGGCATCTACTTTGGCACCCTGTACTCTCTGAAGCAGTACTTCCTGCGGGGCCACCCCCCCACGGCCCTGGAGTCAGTCATCCTGGGGGTGGGCTCCCGCTCCGTTGCAGGGGTCTGCATGTCACCCATCACTGTGATCAAGACACGGTACGAG AGTGGGCGGTACGGCTACCAGAGCATCTACGCCGCCTTGAGGAGCATCTATCACAGCGAGGGGTGCCGGGGCCTCTTCAGTGGCCTGACAGCAACACTCCTTCGTGACGCCCCCTTTTCCGGAATCTACCTGATGTTTTACAGCCAGACCAAGAGCGTTGTTCTTCACGGTACGG ACCAGTTGGATGCAGTCCTTGTTCCCGTTGTGAATTTCAGCTGTGGAATATTTGCTGGGATTATGGCCTCGCTGGTAACTCAACCTGCAGATGTGATCAAAACTCACATGCAGCTCTCCCCAGTGAAATTTCGGTGGATTGGCCAGGCAGTTACGCTCATTTTCAAA GACTATGGGCTGCGTGGCTTCTTCCAAGGCAGTGTCCCCCGGGCCCTCCGCAGAACCCTGATGGCAGCCATGGCGTGGACAGTCTACGAAGAGATGATGGCCAAGATGGGCCTGAAGTCCTGA
- the SLC25A38 gene encoding mitochondrial glycine transporter isoform X3, translating to MIQKSRPALLQHQDVGDRVETLMLQPVIKAFLCGSISGTCSTLLFQPLDLLKTRLQTLQPSAHGSRRVGMLALLLNVVRTESLLGLWKGMSPSIVRCVPGVGIYFGTLYSLKQYFLRGHPPTALESVILGVGSRSVAGVCMSPITVIKTRYESGRYGYQSIYAALRSIYHSEGCRGLFSGLTATLLRDAPFSGIYLMFYSQTKSVVLHGLWAAWLLPRQCPPGPPQNPDGSHGVDSLRRDDGQDGPEVLTQQGPGKDGICCPAWILPRAASSHHAGVG from the exons ATGATTCAAAAGTCACGCCCGGCGCTGCTGCAGCACCAAGATGTCGGAGACAGGGTGGAAACGCTTATG TTGCAGCCAGTGATCAAAGCTTTCTTGTGTGGCTCCATCAGTGGGACCTGCTCTACCCTCCTCTTCCAACCCCTGGATCTCCTGAAAACCCGCCTGCAGACCCTCCAACCCTCAGCCCATGG GTCCAGACGTGTTGGCATGTTGGCCCTGCTCCTGAATGTGGTTCGCACGGAGAGTCTGTTGGGCCTCTGGAAAGGGATGTCTCCC TCCATCGTGAGGTGTGTCCCTGGTGTTGGCATCTACTTTGGCACCCTGTACTCTCTGAAGCAGTACTTCCTGCGGGGCCACCCCCCCACGGCCCTGGAGTCAGTCATCCTGGGGGTGGGCTCCCGCTCCGTTGCAGGGGTCTGCATGTCACCCATCACTGTGATCAAGACACGGTACGAG AGTGGGCGGTACGGCTACCAGAGCATCTACGCCGCCTTGAGGAGCATCTATCACAGCGAGGGGTGCCGGGGCCTCTTCAGTGGCCTGACAGCAACACTCCTTCGTGACGCCCCCTTTTCCGGAATCTACCTGATGTTTTACAGCCAGACCAAGAGCGTTGTTCTTCACG GACTATGGGCTGCGTGGCTTCTTCCAAGGCAGTGTCCCCCGGGCCCTCCGCAGAACCCTGATGGCAGCCATGGCGTGGACAGTCTACGAAGAGATGATGGCCAAGATGGGCCTGAAGTCCTGACCCAGCAGGGACCGGGCAAAGATGGGATCTGTTGTCCTGCTTGGATTCTGCCAAGGGCCGCTTCATCTCACCACGCTGGAGTCGGATGA